The following coding sequences are from one Maridesulfovibrio bastinii DSM 16055 window:
- a CDS encoding 2-amino-3,7-dideoxy-D-threo-hept-6-ulosonate synthase, giving the protein MQMGKSIRLERIFNRNTGKTVIVPMDHGVSVGPIDGLVDMREAVGDMVKGGANAVLMQKGLVRCGHRMEGGDVGLIVHLSASTSLSPFPNAKVLVATVEDAIRMGADAVSVHVNLGDETESRMLKDLGEVASCAAGWGMPVLAMVYGRGPKVENEFAPEVVAHCARVGEELGADVVKVPYTGDQESFRRVVDSCCVPVVIAGGPKLDSTRDFIQMVSDSVEAGGAGLSVGRNVFQHKNRVNLVKVLSKVVHEDESVDSALEILGE; this is encoded by the coding sequence ATGCAGATGGGAAAAAGTATCAGACTTGAGCGTATTTTCAATCGCAACACTGGTAAAACCGTTATTGTTCCAATGGATCATGGTGTAAGTGTAGGACCGATAGACGGCCTTGTTGATATGCGTGAAGCTGTCGGAGATATGGTCAAAGGCGGCGCCAATGCAGTGCTTATGCAAAAAGGCCTTGTGCGCTGCGGACACCGAATGGAAGGCGGCGATGTAGGCCTTATAGTTCACCTCTCAGCAAGTACCTCCCTTTCCCCCTTCCCCAATGCAAAAGTTTTAGTCGCTACAGTTGAAGACGCCATCCGTATGGGTGCCGATGCTGTAAGCGTGCATGTCAATCTCGGCGATGAAACAGAATCCCGTATGCTTAAAGATCTGGGTGAAGTCGCATCATGTGCGGCCGGATGGGGTATGCCCGTTCTGGCAATGGTTTACGGACGCGGCCCAAAGGTTGAAAATGAATTCGCACCTGAAGTTGTGGCCCATTGCGCAAGGGTCGGCGAAGAACTTGGAGCTGATGTTGTCAAGGTCCCATACACCGGAGATCAGGAAAGTTTCAGAAGAGTTGTTGATAGTTGCTGTGTTCCTGTCGTCATAGCAGGCGGTCCCAAACTTGATTCCACAAGAGATTTCATCCAGATGGTTTCAGACTCAGTTGAGGCCGGCGGCGCAGGGCTTTCAGTAGGTCGAAATGTTTTCCAGCACAAAAACAGGGTTAATCTTGTAAAAGTGCTCAGCAAGGTCGTTCATGAAGACGAGAGTGTAGATTCCGCTCTTGAAATTCTCGGTGAATAA
- a CDS encoding 3-dehydroquinate synthase II family protein: MKKIVFKAIPFEKNLVTLALESGVDAVLVEQENKKAVEALGRVKVVTPDDMPIVAINEKSDEDEAVKFAASGKETILAKGWEIIPVENILAQVDVLALEVESLDKARLAAGILERGADTLVVVPEGAAELKQIVAELKLSQGKIELQKAVVKSIDPVGLGHRVCVDTISLLKKGQGMLVGNSSAFTFLVHAETESNPYVAARPFRINAGAVHAYAVMPGDKTCYLEELSSGREVLIVGADGETSIAVVGRSKVEVRPMLLITAVVETAEGAVEGKVFLQNAETIRVVSSTGEPVSVVNVKPGDEILCRLDDAGRHFGMRIKEEITED; the protein is encoded by the coding sequence ATGAAAAAAATCGTATTCAAAGCCATTCCCTTTGAAAAAAATCTTGTGACTCTGGCTCTGGAGTCCGGGGTTGATGCAGTTCTTGTCGAGCAGGAAAACAAGAAAGCTGTAGAAGCACTGGGAAGGGTGAAAGTTGTAACCCCTGATGATATGCCGATAGTGGCGATTAATGAAAAAAGCGATGAAGATGAGGCTGTCAAATTCGCTGCTTCAGGAAAAGAAACAATTTTAGCTAAAGGCTGGGAGATTATCCCGGTTGAGAACATTCTGGCTCAGGTGGATGTTTTAGCTCTGGAAGTCGAGTCGCTTGATAAGGCCAGACTGGCTGCCGGAATTTTAGAAAGAGGAGCTGATACTCTGGTTGTGGTTCCCGAAGGAGCCGCAGAGCTTAAACAGATTGTGGCCGAACTCAAATTAAGTCAGGGAAAGATTGAATTGCAGAAAGCCGTGGTTAAATCAATTGATCCGGTCGGTCTGGGACACAGAGTGTGCGTAGACACTATTTCACTGCTTAAAAAAGGGCAGGGGATGCTTGTTGGTAATTCAAGTGCCTTTACCTTTCTGGTTCATGCCGAAACTGAATCCAACCCATATGTAGCCGCACGGCCTTTCAGAATAAATGCCGGAGCTGTTCACGCTTACGCTGTAATGCCCGGAGATAAGACCTGTTATCTGGAAGAACTTTCGTCCGGGCGCGAAGTGCTTATTGTCGGTGCCGATGGCGAAACTTCTATTGCGGTTGTAGGAAGATCCAAAGTCGAAGTAAGACCGATGCTTCTTATCACCGCGGTTGTTGAAACTGCCGAAGGAGCGGTAGAAGGAAAGGTTTTCCTTCAGAACGCCGAGACAATAAGAGTTGTAAGCTCCACCGGAGAACCTGTCAGTGTTGTGAATGTTAAACCCGGAGATGAAATTCTCTGCCGTCTTGATGACGCGGGACGACATTTCGGAATGCGCATTAAGGAAGAGATAACAGAGGATTAA
- the pheA gene encoding prephenate dehydratase: MECDKQKDMSSIREKIDSLDTEILKLLNQRASASICVGEIKAGSSEQIFKPFREKEVLTGLIERNSGPLPAEHLEAIYREIISSSRRLQRPERVVYLGPEGTFSYFAGLEYLGRQAELQPRNNFEDIFVSVSKGESDLGIVPLENSLKGTVGQNVDLFMRYPVFIQAEVYSRISHGIMGQTADLSKIKYVYSHSKALEQCSGWLRSNLPKAEQISVDSTAKAAEMVSQGEDNCAAVGNVKLANIFGLNILAEAIEDMPDNWTRFLIIGAKPGKEGKRDKTSLLFTTPDRPGALVSVLNVLSGKDINMTKLESRPFLGEKWKYMFFVDLQGDLGAEKQKSLIDDLKDRCLTMRFLGSYPAGAQGSNF, translated from the coding sequence ATGGAATGTGATAAACAGAAAGATATGTCTTCAATCAGGGAAAAGATTGATTCACTTGATACCGAGATTTTAAAACTGCTTAATCAGAGGGCCTCTGCCTCTATCTGCGTTGGTGAAATAAAAGCAGGATCATCAGAGCAGATATTTAAGCCGTTCAGGGAGAAGGAAGTTCTTACAGGACTTATCGAACGTAACAGCGGACCTCTCCCTGCCGAGCATCTGGAAGCAATATATCGTGAAATTATTTCTTCTTCCCGCAGGCTTCAGCGTCCTGAAAGGGTCGTATATTTAGGCCCCGAAGGTACTTTTTCATATTTCGCCGGACTGGAATATCTTGGCAGACAGGCTGAGCTTCAGCCCCGTAATAATTTTGAAGACATTTTTGTATCTGTTTCCAAAGGTGAATCCGATCTGGGCATAGTTCCCCTTGAAAACTCACTCAAAGGTACTGTCGGCCAGAATGTGGACCTTTTTATGCGCTATCCTGTTTTCATTCAGGCTGAGGTTTATAGCCGCATCAGTCATGGTATCATGGGGCAGACAGCTGATTTATCCAAAATAAAATATGTTTATTCGCACTCAAAAGCTCTGGAACAGTGCTCAGGGTGGCTGCGCTCAAATCTGCCCAAGGCTGAACAGATTTCTGTTGATTCAACAGCAAAAGCTGCCGAGATGGTTTCTCAGGGTGAGGATAATTGCGCTGCTGTGGGTAATGTTAAGCTGGCTAATATTTTCGGTCTTAACATTCTGGCCGAAGCTATTGAAGACATGCCCGACAACTGGACACGCTTCCTTATAATAGGGGCAAAGCCCGGCAAGGAAGGAAAAAGGGATAAAACCTCGCTTCTTTTCACTACCCCGGACCGTCCCGGTGCTCTGGTCAGTGTTCTTAATGTTCTTTCCGGTAAAGATATAAACATGACCAAACTGGAGTCCCGTCCTTTTCTTGGTGAAAAATGGAAATATATGTTTTTTGTGGATCTGCAGGGTGATCTGGGAGCGGAAAAGCAGAAGTCATTGATAGACGACCTGAAAGACAGGTGTCTGACAATGCGTTTTCTTGGAAGCTATCCAGCCGGCGCACAGGGAAGTAATTTTTAA
- the aroA gene encoding 3-phosphoshikimate 1-carboxyvinyltransferase yields the protein MTSDKHIQIKVPSSKSLSHRALIAGAMSQDTTVVLEPLESNDINRTMDCLTTMGAEIEINGSATTVKGFASGPKGGLSEPAILEMRDSGTTCRLITAVAAAGKGLFRVQGTPRMHQRPISALTAAIRSQGINVTFAGRQGYPPMTIETRGFSGGIVDISLEDSSQYLSGLLLAAPLAREEMVINVIGRKAVSWPYVALTLEVMEGFRVPFSVEILKDGKWEKADWKKITRVVPGEIRFRVQPSKYNCEEFKVEADWSSASYFAAAGAVGRKPVMIKGVSVDSMQGDRAILDILKKMGAYIEYDNHGITVHPSKLHGVEVDMGLCPDLVPTVCATAAFAEGPTVIKNVAHLRIKECDRLEASANEVIRAGGKAEVYKDSIKVMPGKFRKGEKIVFSTYDDHRLAMSTAIYGLAGIKAVAEDPGCVAKSFPGFWDEWKKVLKGNGCI from the coding sequence ATGACTTCCGATAAACATATACAGATAAAAGTTCCTTCATCGAAATCACTTTCACACAGAGCTTTGATAGCCGGGGCCATGTCACAGGATACCACTGTGGTTCTTGAGCCTCTGGAAAGTAATGATATCAACAGGACCATGGACTGCCTGACCACTATGGGGGCGGAAATAGAAATCAACGGCAGTGCCACCACGGTAAAAGGATTTGCCTCTGGTCCCAAAGGCGGACTTAGTGAACCGGCAATTCTTGAAATGCGTGATTCCGGAACCACATGCCGTCTTATTACGGCCGTGGCTGCCGCCGGAAAAGGTCTTTTCCGCGTGCAGGGAACTCCGCGCATGCATCAGCGTCCTATTTCAGCTCTGACCGCCGCCATCAGATCTCAGGGGATCAATGTCACTTTTGCCGGCAGGCAGGGGTATCCGCCCATGACTATTGAAACCAGAGGTTTTTCCGGCGGTATAGTTGATATTTCGCTGGAGGACAGCAGTCAGTATCTTTCCGGACTTCTGCTTGCAGCACCTCTTGCAAGAGAAGAAATGGTTATCAATGTTATCGGTCGTAAAGCTGTTTCATGGCCTTATGTGGCTTTGACTCTGGAAGTCATGGAAGGTTTCAGAGTTCCTTTCAGTGTTGAAATTTTGAAAGACGGAAAATGGGAAAAGGCTGACTGGAAAAAAATAACCAGAGTCGTGCCCGGAGAAATTCGTTTCAGGGTCCAGCCTTCAAAATATAATTGCGAGGAATTTAAGGTTGAGGCCGACTGGAGCAGCGCTTCGTATTTCGCCGCTGCCGGAGCAGTTGGAAGAAAGCCTGTAATGATAAAAGGGGTCTCTGTTGATTCCATGCAGGGAGACAGGGCTATTCTGGATATCCTGAAAAAAATGGGTGCTTATATCGAGTATGACAACCACGGTATAACCGTGCATCCTTCAAAGCTGCATGGTGTGGAAGTCGATATGGGCTTGTGCCCTGATCTGGTGCCGACAGTATGCGCCACTGCCGCTTTTGCCGAGGGTCCTACTGTAATTAAAAATGTGGCCCATTTGCGTATAAAAGAATGTGACAGACTTGAAGCCAGTGCCAATGAAGTTATCCGGGCCGGTGGAAAAGCTGAAGTTTATAAAGATTCTATAAAAGTTATGCCCGGTAAATTCAGAAAAGGTGAAAAGATAGTTTTTTCAACTTATGATGATCACAGACTGGCTATGAGTACCGCTATTTACGGTCTGGCCGGAATAAAGGCCGTGGCTGAAGATCCCGGATGTGTGGCTAAATCTTTCCCGGGGTTCTGGGACGAATGGAAAAAAGTCCTTAAAGGCAACGGATGTATATAA
- a CDS encoding prephenate dehydrogenase: protein MEPAFNRIHSVAVIGAKGQMGNFLALKFEKAGILVSRYDQPLKSAELERGLFNVDMVLLCVPVTVMEEVLDLIIPHMNEKTILADVGSVKGGPLRQMRRKWKGPIVGTHPLFGPVIPSDFDPTVALVPGRPEDGAAIKAVADLLERVGFSGFESTKEEHDRAMAMIQSLNFSSSIAFLACARELPNIEKFVTPSFRRRLDSARKMVTQDSELFVTISDANEYSHEAIRLFRAFLSVAAAGDMDLLSERASWWWREHNT from the coding sequence ATGGAACCAGCGTTTAACAGAATACACAGTGTTGCCGTTATCGGCGCAAAAGGGCAGATGGGTAATTTTCTGGCCCTTAAGTTTGAAAAAGCGGGAATTCTGGTTTCCAGATATGATCAGCCGCTTAAATCCGCAGAACTTGAGCGCGGATTATTTAATGTGGATATGGTCTTGCTTTGTGTTCCAGTTACAGTTATGGAAGAAGTGCTGGATTTGATAATCCCGCACATGAATGAAAAAACAATATTGGCAGATGTCGGATCTGTAAAAGGCGGTCCACTTCGTCAGATGAGACGAAAATGGAAAGGCCCCATAGTTGGTACTCATCCCCTTTTCGGGCCTGTGATACCATCAGACTTTGATCCTACAGTGGCACTTGTTCCGGGAAGGCCGGAAGACGGTGCCGCAATTAAAGCAGTCGCTGATCTCCTTGAAAGAGTCGGATTCAGCGGTTTTGAATCAACAAAAGAAGAGCATGACCGGGCAATGGCAATGATACAAAGCCTAAACTTCAGTTCATCCATCGCGTTCCTCGCCTGTGCGCGCGAGCTTCCCAATATTGAGAAGTTCGTTACGCCTTCATTCAGGCGCAGGCTTGATTCCGCACGCAAGATGGTGACTCAGGATAGTGAGCTTTTTGTAACTATTTCCGATGCCAATGAATACAGTCATGAAGCTATTCGTCTTTTCCGCGCATTTCTTAGTGTTGCGGCTGCTGGCGATATGGATCTTCTTTCCGAACGTGCTTCCTGGTGGTGGCGTGAACACAATACCTAG
- a CDS encoding chorismate-binding protein → MMKIELAQHGKWLPADVQTPISLYLGLVGDAPGLMLESAEVDGRLGRYSLIAWDFRLELTPVRGKLSVECSDSRLADLARFSGMDFLEGLRSVMKALHIVPDKAVGDLPPLTRGLYGTMGYGLAGMLEPKLKNLIPAEDAEVRLVLPGRVMLFDHLKHRCCFLSLDKDADVEFTPQGFEGSCGTTKVGEPVAVPGREEYKKNVEKVKELIAEGECIQVVLSTRFSAPFSGNSFDLYRRLRQANPSPFMFYMKFSREEILLGSSPELMARCEQGKLEVRPIAGTRPRGKDEAQDIKLAEDLLSDPKERAEHVMLVDLGRNDLGRIAKAGTVKVQKFMQVEQFSHVMHLTSYVSAELRDDHDHIDVLQSTFPAGTLSGAPKIRAMEIIADLESIPRGPYGGCIGFLGLDKDSVNLDTGITIRSMWIRDGKCHWQAGAGLVYDSDPEKEWLECNNKARVLREILQSEGGDVFARG, encoded by the coding sequence ATAATGAAGATTGAATTAGCTCAGCACGGTAAATGGCTGCCGGCTGATGTTCAGACACCTATCAGCCTTTATCTGGGACTGGTGGGTGATGCTCCGGGGCTGATGCTCGAAAGTGCTGAAGTTGATGGCAGGCTTGGAAGATACAGCCTCATTGCCTGGGATTTCCGCCTTGAACTGACCCCGGTCAGAGGAAAACTTTCAGTGGAATGTTCAGATTCCAGACTGGCTGATCTTGCAAGATTTTCAGGTATGGATTTTCTGGAAGGACTGCGTTCAGTAATGAAAGCCCTGCATATAGTCCCTGATAAAGCTGTCGGCGATCTTCCTCCGCTGACCCGCGGCCTTTACGGCACTATGGGATACGGGCTTGCCGGAATGCTGGAACCGAAGCTTAAAAATCTTATTCCTGCGGAAGATGCCGAAGTTCGGCTGGTTCTGCCGGGCAGGGTGATGCTTTTTGATCATTTGAAACATCGCTGCTGTTTCCTGTCGCTGGATAAAGATGCTGATGTCGAGTTTACCCCCCAGGGATTCGAAGGCAGTTGCGGCACAACAAAAGTTGGTGAGCCGGTGGCTGTTCCGGGACGTGAGGAATACAAGAAAAATGTTGAGAAAGTAAAAGAATTGATTGCGGAAGGTGAATGCATTCAGGTTGTTCTTTCCACAAGATTCTCAGCTCCTTTTTCGGGTAATTCCTTCGATCTCTACCGCCGGCTTCGTCAGGCCAATCCTTCACCGTTTATGTTTTACATGAAATTCAGCAGGGAAGAAATTCTGCTGGGTTCTTCCCCGGAACTCATGGCCCGCTGTGAGCAGGGTAAACTTGAAGTGAGACCAATTGCCGGAACGCGTCCCCGCGGAAAGGATGAAGCTCAGGATATCAAATTGGCTGAGGACCTTCTTTCTGATCCCAAGGAAAGGGCTGAACATGTCATGCTGGTTGATCTGGGAAGAAATGATCTCGGACGCATAGCCAAAGCCGGAACTGTCAAGGTTCAGAAATTTATGCAGGTTGAGCAGTTCAGCCATGTCATGCACCTGACTTCCTACGTTTCCGCAGAGCTTAGAGATGATCACGATCATATTGATGTTCTCCAGTCAACTTTCCCGGCAGGGACTCTTTCCGGTGCTCCTAAAATTAGGGCCATGGAAATCATTGCCGATCTGGAATCAATACCGCGCGGTCCTTACGGCGGATGTATAGGTTTTCTTGGACTGGATAAAGACAGTGTCAACCTCGATACCGGAATAACCATACGCTCCATGTGGATTCGTGATGGAAAGTGCCACTGGCAGGCAGGGGCCGGACTTGTTTACGATTCCGATCCCGAAAAAGAATGGCTGGAATGTAATAATAAGGCCAGAGTGTTACGTGAAATTCTGCAATCGGAGGGCGGCGATGTTTTTGCTCGTGGATAA
- a CDS encoding anthranilate synthase component II: MFLLVDNFDSFTFNLVQAFQQLGAEPLVLRNDREEILELAQSGKLTKVCLSPGPSNPENAGLCLEFLSLLPKEVPVLGVCLGHQTLGHFAGASVVRAGRIMHGKTSMVHHGGKGLFKGLPEPFEVCRYHSLVVNVDEAPDLLEQTARTDQDEVMGLKYKDRPWVGVQFHPESILTPEGPKILKNFLDGSI, encoded by the coding sequence ATGTTTTTGCTCGTGGATAATTTCGACTCTTTTACTTTTAATCTGGTTCAGGCTTTTCAGCAGCTTGGTGCTGAACCTCTGGTTCTCAGGAACGACCGCGAGGAGATTCTGGAGCTTGCCCAGAGCGGTAAACTTACAAAAGTCTGCCTCTCTCCCGGACCTAGCAATCCTGAAAATGCCGGTTTGTGCCTTGAGTTCTTATCGCTGCTGCCAAAAGAAGTGCCAGTTCTCGGTGTCTGTCTGGGGCATCAGACTTTAGGCCATTTTGCCGGAGCTTCTGTTGTCCGCGCAGGTCGCATAATGCACGGTAAAACTTCCATGGTTCATCATGGTGGCAAAGGCCTTTTTAAAGGCTTGCCTGAACCGTTTGAAGTCTGCCGCTACCATTCACTTGTGGTTAATGTTGATGAGGCTCCTGATCTGCTTGAGCAGACAGCCCGTACGGATCAGGACGAAGTCATGGGGCTTAAATATAAGGATCGTCCGTGGGTTGGTGTACAGTTTCACCCCGAATCCATATTGACTCCTGAAGGTCCTAAAATTTTGAAAAACTTCCTTGATGGAAGCATATAA
- the trpD gene encoding anthranilate phosphoribosyltransferase, whose protein sequence is MSDIVAKALSDLTCGKNLESEVADAVFRKLFNGDLAGSQAGALLMGLRAKGETAEEVASGVKAALEHSRMVSGLSGKRIDTCGTGGDGRKSFNCSTAVALYLADMGYDVVKHGNRAVSSSSGSADVLEGLGVNLGTEPEDVAEALRKDHFVFLFAQNYHPAFGKVAPIRKELGIPTLFNLMGPLLNPARPTHQVLGVGRPEIMKLIAEVLALTDVEKAYVVHGAGNFDELTPFGINQAVLVENGKLTELEIDPSEYGFASANPEDVFVETREEAVEVLKKVLAGKAPVPMLDMVAMNLGASLSLLDDISLTEGMAKAKAKVAEGTSREF, encoded by the coding sequence ATGTCTGATATTGTTGCAAAAGCTTTGTCTGATCTTACTTGCGGAAAAAATCTGGAATCTGAAGTTGCAGATGCTGTTTTCAGAAAGTTATTTAATGGTGATCTGGCCGGATCGCAGGCCGGAGCTTTGCTTATGGGGCTGCGGGCCAAGGGGGAAACTGCTGAAGAGGTTGCCTCAGGAGTTAAGGCCGCACTTGAACATTCAAGAATGGTTTCAGGTCTTTCCGGCAAACGCATAGACACTTGCGGAACAGGCGGAGACGGAAGAAAAAGCTTCAACTGTTCAACAGCCGTGGCCCTTTATCTGGCAGATATGGGGTATGATGTGGTAAAACACGGTAACAGGGCTGTTTCCTCTTCAAGTGGAAGTGCGGATGTCCTTGAAGGTCTTGGGGTTAATCTGGGAACAGAACCTGAAGATGTTGCCGAAGCTCTTCGCAAAGATCATTTTGTGTTCCTTTTCGCCCAGAATTACCACCCGGCATTCGGAAAAGTTGCACCAATTAGAAAAGAACTCGGAATACCAACCCTTTTCAACCTTATGGGACCGCTTTTAAATCCTGCTCGCCCCACACATCAGGTACTTGGTGTGGGAAGACCTGAAATAATGAAGCTTATTGCCGAAGTCCTTGCACTGACAGATGTGGAAAAAGCTTATGTTGTGCATGGTGCCGGTAATTTTGATGAGCTTACTCCTTTCGGGATCAATCAGGCTGTTCTTGTTGAAAACGGAAAACTGACTGAACTTGAAATAGATCCTTCCGAATACGGATTTGCCTCAGCCAACCCGGAGGATGTTTTTGTTGAAACCCGTGAAGAGGCTGTAGAAGTTCTCAAAAAAGTGCTTGCCGGTAAGGCTCCTGTCCCGATGCTGGATATGGTTGCTATGAATCTCGGGGCTTCGCTTTCATTGCTTGACGACATTTCACTGACAGAAGGAATGGCGAAAGCTAAAGCTAAAGTTGCCGAAGGCACCTCCAGGGAGTTTTAG
- a CDS encoding indole-3-glycerol phosphate synthase TrpC encodes MLEKFRRAKAPEVEALRLAEKEDNLPEPYLGERPSFADAIKADEKGMKIIAEYKRASPSKGDINLGLEADEVARMYASGGASAISVLTERDYFKGDTAYLEIIKSCGLPMLRKDFLVDPLQVVETAATPASALLVIVRMFESDSLLKKMIADSYAAGLDPVVEVFDSSDLDRAKAVGAKIIQVNNRDLNTLTMDMNRSIEYIRRKEKDEIWICASGINTPEDCAKMAGLGYDAVLIGTSIMSSPNPESKLAALVGGGSK; translated from the coding sequence ATGCTTGAAAAGTTTCGCCGGGCGAAAGCTCCGGAAGTTGAAGCTCTGCGGCTGGCTGAGAAAGAGGATAATCTTCCCGAGCCTTATCTCGGTGAAAGGCCGTCCTTTGCTGATGCCATTAAAGCTGATGAAAAGGGGATGAAAATTATTGCCGAGTATAAGCGGGCATCCCCATCCAAAGGTGACATAAATCTCGGGCTTGAGGCCGATGAAGTTGCCAGGATGTATGCTTCTGGCGGGGCTTCAGCAATTTCAGTGTTGACGGAAAGGGATTATTTCAAGGGTGATACAGCTTATCTGGAGATTATAAAATCCTGCGGTCTTCCCATGCTGCGCAAGGATTTTCTAGTTGATCCCCTGCAGGTAGTTGAAACCGCTGCAACTCCGGCTTCTGCTTTGCTGGTAATAGTCAGGATGTTTGAAAGCGACTCGCTGCTTAAAAAAATGATCGCTGATTCCTACGCCGCGGGTCTGGACCCTGTTGTTGAAGTTTTTGATTCAAGCGATCTGGACCGGGCTAAAGCTGTCGGCGCAAAAATTATTCAGGTTAATAATCGCGACTTGAATACGCTGACAATGGATATGAACCGTTCAATTGAATACATCAGGCGTAAAGAAAAAGATGAAATCTGGATCTGCGCCAGCGGAATTAATACCCCCGAAGATTGCGCTAAGATGGCCGGTCTCGGGTATGATGCTGTTTTGATCGGGACTTCAATTATGTCCAGTCCTAACCCGGAATCCAAGCTTGCGGCTCTGGTTGGCGGAGGAAGCAAATGA
- a CDS encoding phosphoribosylanthranilate isomerase has product MKPVVKVCGMTREQDAALCETLGASLLGFIFHPGSPRNVSVDFAASIKTATARKTGVFVKQSASEVLKIMSMAGLHYAQLHGGQNVEFCKAIGPDRVIKVLWPQKYESVIQLQTEIDRFAPHCRYLLFDAGKSGGGHGTSLDLNIFTKINIPCEWFIAGGINPDNICQVLEAVEPDGVDINSGVEAEPGIKDKNKLQTVFELLNG; this is encoded by the coding sequence ATGAAACCTGTAGTCAAAGTCTGCGGAATGACCAGAGAGCAGGATGCTGCTTTGTGTGAGACATTAGGTGCGTCTTTGCTCGGATTTATTTTTCATCCGGGCAGTCCCCGCAATGTCAGCGTGGATTTTGCCGCATCCATAAAAACTGCAACTGCTCGGAAAACAGGTGTTTTTGTCAAGCAGAGTGCCAGTGAAGTTTTGAAAATTATGAGTATGGCCGGACTTCATTACGCCCAGTTGCATGGTGGACAGAATGTGGAATTCTGCAAGGCCATCGGCCCTGACAGAGTGATAAAAGTTCTCTGGCCGCAGAAGTATGAGTCCGTAATCCAGTTGCAGACTGAGATTGACCGTTTCGCACCACATTGCCGGTACCTGCTTTTCGATGCCGGAAAAAGTGGTGGGGGGCATGGAACTTCACTTGATCTTAACATTTTTACTAAAATAAATATTCCTTGTGAATGGTTTATAGCTGGCGGGATTAATCCTGATAATATCTGTCAGGTGCTTGAAGCTGTTGAACCTGACGGGGTTGATATTAATTCCGGGGTTGAGGCTGAGCCCGGAATTAAAGATAAAAATAAACTTCAAACTGTATTTGAGCTGTTGAACGGATAG
- the trpB gene encoding tryptophan synthase subunit beta translates to MKKGYYGEFGGQFVPELLMPPLLELEEAMKTIMKSAEFCDEYTRLLTDFIGRPTAMTHCRNLSRELGFNLWLKREDLAHTGAHKINNTVGQALLTQMMGKTTLLAETGAGQHGVATACAASLLDLDCEIYMGAVDVERQSHNVKRMELFGAKVVPVESGTKTLKDAINAAMRKWIADQETTHYCFGTAAGAHPFPLLVRELQSIIGREAKAQFVEKNGKLPDYVVACVGGGSNAIGMFHDFVPEESVKIIGVEAGGTGEPGCYNSAPISLGTTGVLHGMNTKLLQTEEGQILPSHSVSAGLDYPGVGPEHVYLHDSGRVEYAIINDGQAINAFKTMCRKEGILPALESSHAVAWALENKDSIPAGSNVLVNLSGRGDKDMDIFEKYTAEYGN, encoded by the coding sequence ATGAAGAAAGGATACTACGGTGAATTTGGCGGGCAGTTTGTGCCTGAGTTGTTGATGCCGCCTCTTCTGGAGTTGGAAGAAGCTATGAAAACCATCATGAAGTCGGCAGAATTTTGTGATGAATATACAAGACTGCTGACGGATTTTATTGGCAGGCCGACCGCAATGACCCATTGCCGCAATCTGTCCCGTGAACTTGGTTTTAACTTGTGGTTGAAACGTGAAGATCTGGCCCATACCGGAGCCCATAAAATCAATAATACTGTCGGTCAGGCCCTGCTGACCCAAATGATGGGCAAAACCACACTTCTTGCTGAAACAGGCGCAGGACAGCATGGCGTTGCCACCGCCTGCGCAGCTTCTCTGCTTGATCTGGACTGCGAAATTTACATGGGTGCTGTTGATGTGGAGCGTCAGTCTCATAATGTAAAAAGAATGGAATTATTCGGAGCCAAGGTTGTTCCCGTTGAAAGCGGAACCAAAACCCTCAAGGACGCGATCAATGCCGCTATGCGTAAATGGATAGCAGATCAGGAAACAACTCATTATTGTTTCGGAACAGCCGCCGGAGCGCATCCTTTCCCACTTCTGGTGCGTGAACTGCAGAGTATTATCGGGCGTGAAGCAAAAGCTCAATTTGTAGAAAAAAATGGAAAGCTTCCTGATTATGTTGTCGCCTGTGTCGGAGGCGGCTCCAATGCCATAGGAATGTTTCATGATTTTGTTCCCGAAGAGTCTGTTAAAATCATCGGTGTCGAGGCTGGTGGAACAGGTGAACCGGGCTGCTATAATTCAGCTCCTATTTCACTTGGAACAACCGGTGTTCTGCACGGAATGAATACAAAGCTGCTACAGACTGAAGAAGGCCAGATTCTGCCTTCGCATTCAGTTTCAGCCGGTCTTGATTACCCCGGTGTCGGACCAGAGCATGTCTATCTGCATGATAGTGGAAGGGTTGAGTATGCCATTATTAATGATGGTCAAGCCATAAATGCTTTTAAAACCATGTGCAGAAAAGAAGGAATTCTTCCTGCTCTTGAAAGTTCTCATGCTGTTGCATGGGCCCTTGAGAACAAGGATTCCATCCCTGCCGGAAGCAATGTGCTGGTCAATCTTTCCGGTCGTGGCGACAAGGACATGGATATTTTTGAGAAATATACCGCTGAATATGGCAACTAA